DNA sequence from the Methylacidiphilum kamchatkense Kam1 genome:
GCTCAGATGTGACCATTCGCATTACAAGAACCATAAGAGTGCTATCTTATACTATCCCTGAAGGCACCAGAGCCTTTGGTAAGGTAATAAAGAATGATGGAAGAAATGGCATGGATGTACAATTTACTCGAGCGATTCTTCCCAGAGGTACCATCGTAAAATTCAACAAACGGGCAAAGATTATTCCTATATAGTCTCTTAGCTTTTATAGTCGCACAGAAAGATCCCATCTTCGAGTCGGTTGCTTAGTAAGCAGTTTGGTAAAATCTAGAAAATTCTCTCCTCCTACCCCATCGGCTCCAAGCGCTCTTGGAAGCTGTAGGCAATACGAGCTAAACTTCACTAGCGCTGCAAACGATACAGGGAGGTAGCTTATACCACATGGCGATTCCTAAAGCCTACAGTGGTACAACAAAGAGGGTATACCGACACTTTTCTTTGGCAACCTAGACAGGATGCAAAGAACCTATGCCGACCCTCACTCCTAGCAGAGCCTGTGCCCTTTCTATATTTATTACTCCCAGCTTTTATAATCTGGCAAAGAGTATTCAAAAATGTGATGAGACTACAGACAATATCCTAAGAGCTATCCGATTTTGGAAGGGTTATGATATGAATTTTACCTAGAAAAGGAGCAAGTAGCTTTCCTTATTTTCCATTTTCATGCCAATTGCTAAGCTTTGCACTTTATGCATGCCAACATAGTTGCTGTCACTCAATTCATTCTTGAGCAGATGCCAGAAAGTTGCCGTTTCGACCCGGAAGATGGAGAAAAACTGCTCTCATTAAGGCCTTACCTTTATCCTCTAGAAGACAAACTTGTCAAAGGATTTTATGACCTTCTGTATAGTCATCCTCCAACGGCTTCTATTTTTGATCCAACGGAAAGAGAAAAAAGGGAATGGACGCTTAGAAATTGGTGGAGACGAACCTTAGATGGTCCCTTTGATCTACAATACTGGACCTGGCAAGCAGCGGTCGGAATTATTCACATTCGGAGAAAAGTCAAAAATCCAATGATGATAGGGATGTGGGGCTGGATATTGAATTTCATTGGGAAAGAAATTTCAAATTATCTTTCCTACAATGAATTTCTAAGCGCTACCGAAGTCTTGCACCGGCTGGCGGCAACAGCCCAAGCATTGACTGCCGAAAGTTATTTGCACCACTACCTTATTGCTCTTTCCCAAGCAACAGGTACAGAGCTGCAACTCCTTGACCGGCTTGTTCTTATTGAATTAGATCAGATCCAGGAAATTTTGTCCCAAAGACGCTGACTCATTGCTTAATGACCCTTTGATCTTAGATCCACTCAAGGGGAAGCATAGGAAGGAACAGGAGCACTAGAGAGAAGGCAGCTAGCAAAAGCAGCGATTCCCTCAGCTCTTCCAAGAAACCCAAGTTTTTCGTTGGTTGTTGCTTTAATCCCAATTTGGGAAGGATCGATTCCTAAGGACAAACTAATTTTTATTTTCATTTCATCGATAAAAGGGGACAGTTTTGGCTGTTCACAAATAACGACAGAGTCTATATTTTCAACTTTCCAATTTTCTTTCGAAAGCAGCTGGCTAATTTCATTTAAAAAAACTAAACTAGAAACGTCTTTCCATCTTTGCTCCGAATTAGGGAAAAAGAAGCCAATATCTCTTTTGCCAATAGCTCCAAGGATAGCATCCGCCATTGCATGAATCAACACGTCGCCATCTGAGTGTCCCAAAAGACCAAATTCAAAAGGTATTTCTACTCCACCAATAACCAGTTTTCTTCCTTTAACCAGCTTATGCACATCATATCCAATTCCTGTTCTGATCATGGTCATACATTAACGGATGCAAAAAAAATAAAAATCTATTTTTTTTTATTCTTTCCTTTGTTTTAATTTTTACGTGAGCGTTCATAAAATTGCTCTCATAGGGACGGGTCTACTTGGGCATAGCATAGCTGAAAGATGGCTCCTTACTAGCCACTCTCTTTTGGTTTACAACCGTACCGCTTCAAAAGCAATGGATCTTATCGCTCTTGGAGCAAAGTTGTGCAGCTCTGTCTCTGAAGCCATAGAAGCTGCCAATGCTATTTTCCTTGTCCTTTCTGATGCCACCGTTACTAAAAATCTCCTTTTTGAGTCTAACGTGCCAAGTGCTTTCCATGGAAAAACTTTCTTTCAAATGGGAACCATTAGCCCTGAGGAATCCGAAGAGCTAGCGCTCAAAATCCAAGAAAAAGGAGGGTCTTTTGTCGAACTACCTGTATTAGGGAGCAAAAACGAAGCAAAGAGTGGAACCCTTCTGTTAATGTTTGGAGGCAGTGAAGAAGAATACCACCGTTGGTATCCGCTTTTATCAGCGCTGGGTAAAGTTTTTTTTACAGGGGATCCAAGAAAAGCTGCTGTTTTGAAACTCGCCTTGAATCAACTTATTATTTCTTCTATTATTGCCTTTTCTACAAGCTTCTCCATGGTCTTAAAAGAAAGGATCGATCCTGAGCTATTTATGGAAATCCTCCGAAAAAGTAGTCTTTATTGTGCGACTTTCGATAAAAAACTGCCTCGAATTCTAAACAAAGATTATTCTTCAGCTAATTTTACTTTAAAGCTACTCTTAAAAGACTTAACATTATGCTTGAAGGAAACAGAAAAGCTTTCGATCCAATCGGAGCCTTTAAAAGCCTACGAAAAGCTTATCCGCAAGGCTATCGATCAAGGTTTTGAAAATTGCGATTATTCTTCTGTTTTCGAAGCCATTTATCAAATCCTATGAATAATCAATCCATGGAAATTCGAATAGAAAAAAATCCTACCCAGCAACGGCTAAAGGAACTTGGAATCAGTCATTGGCCGATATGGGAAAAAGAGGTTTCTAAATTCGACTGGCATTATCCAGAAGAAGAAACTTGTTATCTACTGGAAGGAGAAGCAATCATTTCTAGTGCCAATAATAAGCCCATTCGAATTGTTCAAGGCGATCTGGTCGTTTTTCCTAAAGGACTCTCTTGTCAGTGGGAAATAGTAAAAAAAGTAAAAAAACATTATAAAATCGGTTAGCTTCGATAGATTTTTTCTTAACATTGAGTATTGTTGAGTATTGACAGAAACATCGATAAAGTTTTTCTATCATCGATCTTCAGGCCCCATCATCTAGTCGGTTAGGATACGGCCCTCTCAAGGCCGGTGGACGGGTTCGAATCCCGTTGGGGCTATTTTTTCCTAACCAACTAATCAAGGAGAGGGAAAAGTAGGGAAAAAGTGCTTCCTTGCCCTAAGGTGGAATGGACCTCGACTTTGCCTCTGTGATTTTCCATAATTTTTTGGACAATCGCCAGCCCCAGTCCGGTTCCTTCCTTTTTCCGTGTGAGAAAAGGAACGAAAATGTCTTCAATTTCTGCTTGGGTCATTCCAGAACCTGTATCCTTTACTCGGATGGCTAAGTAAGGCTCGGCATCATTGTGTTGAATTTCAGCTATAATTTCCAACCTGCCTCCTTCTCCCATAGCTTGAATTGCATTGAGAATAAGATTGAGCACAGCCTGCTCAACTTGCGCTCTATCCGCTTTTAGGTTAGGGAGCAAGGGAGATATTTTGGTCTGCACCTCAATCCTCTGCCCCGCCAGTTTATGGCGTGAAAGAAGGAGGACGTCATCGATGATCTCTTCCACTTTCATTACTTCCAAAGCAGGCTCGGTGGACCTTCCAATAACAAGGACTTGGTCTACAATCCGATTGAGTTGACTCATCTTTTTTTCGAGGACCTCTAAATCCCTCTGAGAAACTGGATCTTCCTTGATTCTCATCTTAAGACTATGGAGAAGCATATGGATGACGGTCAGAGGATTTCTGATTTCATGAGCGATTTCCGCCGCAAGCAGTCCCAAGGAAAGCAATCTTTCTCCTTCCCTCAGGTTCTCTTCGGTTTGAACAATTCTTTCTAAAAGCCTAGCCTTGGCTAGGGCCACTGCGGAAAGATCAGCTAGGGTTTGGAGAAGTTGAATTTGACTGTTTGAAAATCGATGCGGAGTAGCGGTAAAAATGGCAAGAAGCCCTTGACACTCTTTGCCGAATACCAAAGGGACTGCTAAGAATGAGACCATTTCATTTTCCAAAGCAAACTCCGGACAATGCATCAAAGATTCTTCATGAATATCTTGAATGGCTAAGGGCTTGCATTTTTTAACGACGACTCCAAAAATCGATTCGCTTAACGAAATGACCATCTTCTCTTTTTTTATGTCTTCCTTATTGCTATCATAGGAAGCAATGAGAAGGAGCTCTGACTTTTCCCGATTCAGCAAAAATAGCTTGCCCTTATTCGCGTTCATAAAAAAGACCGCATTGCGAACCACTCCTTCTAAGGTTTTTTCTAAGTCTTCTTGAGAAACGATCGTTCGTCCAATCTCAATCAAGGTAGAAAGCTGCTTGGCCTGTTGACGCAATTTCTCTATTTCCCAGGCATAGGAAAGCCACTGTGCTGCTTCAGAAGCAATGGTTTCTAATTGCTTTTCGTGTTGTGGCCGATAATGACATTTTTCATGACTATCGACATTCAGCACCCCTACGATGGTTGACTGCCACTCGATCGGCACCGCCAGCTCGGAACGTATCCTTGGATCAATGGAAACATAACGCCAATCCTTTGAAACGTCGTCAATTCGCAGGGTCTTTCCAGAAGTTGCTACCCAGCCGGTAATCCCTTCCCCCACCCTAAGTTTCGTCTTTTTAGCTCTTCGCTTGAGCCCAAAGCTTGCTTCGATATCAAGAAAACCTGTATTTGGATTGAATAAGACAAAGGAGCCACTGTCAGATTGGGTGAGGTCAATGGCTATTTTTAAAAAATGCCGGATCACCCCTTGGACAGTAAGCAGTCGTTTGATTTTGTTTATGGACAACAGACTAGCTTTTTTGGCTGTCAAGACGTTGTTTTTATCCTCAGATGCACTTTTCATGTTCATGATTCTTTAGAACTAAATTCCGACAGCCTTTCGAATATTCCTTAAAATTTCCTTTATCTCTTCATCCTTAACTATTTTTTCCCCATTTTTGTTCACTATATAAAACGTATCTAAAGCGGCTCCTTTTTCGGTAGCGATTCGAGCTGAAACAATTTCTATGCCTAACGCTAAGAGCGCATTAGAGATTCTGTACAGAAGAGCTGGTTTATCAGGGGTTTGAATATCCAGGATAGTGTATTTTTTAGAGGAATCCTGATCGAAAGTAATGGAGGTAGGAAATTCTCCTTCGAAATCCTCTTTGATAATGGTCCTGTTTTTAGTAAGCTGCTCAGTAATATCAAATGATTCGCTAAGAAAGGCTTTTTCAAGGATTTTACAAAAAGCATTTTTGTACTGCTCTTTAGAAGCAAACTCCTTGTTGGAAGTGCACACTTTAAACACATCGAGGACAATGCCATCGTTGCGCGTATGGATATCAGCGCTTAAAATGGAAAGACCAAGAATAGAAAAACTGCCACAGATCCTAGAAAAAACTCCTAACCTATCCCATGTGACAATAATCACTTCAGAATGATCTAATTCGGGTTTATCGATCCACTTCACCACCGGGGCTAATACATTGGAACTGGAGTCAATTTGATTCATAAAGAAACGGTGAATGAGCTCGATATGAATAGAGATGGCTTCTTCGGAAAAAGTTTGAAAATACCGTAAAGGCAGATTATTAAAATGCGCTTCTACTTCTTCCTCGTCGATTCGAGAAGAAAGCCTCGCCTTCGTTTTTTCTTTTATCTGCTCGATCGATTTTCTCCGTTCGATAATAAACTCTTCTCTGTTAGCCAATGCTCGTGAGGTTTGATGATAAAGCTCCCACAAAAGCAGATTTTTCCAGCTTGTCCAATTTTTGGATTCCCCTGTCCCTTCTTGATCCGCAAACGTTAATAACAGGAGCATATCCAATCTTTGCTGAGAGCCGACCCGCCGAGCAAAATCTAAAATTGTTTCCTCATCCTCCAGATTTCGTCTGACGGCTATCTGTCCCATCAAAAGATGTTGGTCCACCAAAAAAACAAGATCGGAAAGCTCTTCAGCAGACAATCTGAGCCGTTTGGCTGCATTCATGGCATTGACCGCACTCAGTTCTTCATGATGCTTTCTTCGATTGGCTGCCCTGCCTGTATCGTGTAAAAGAATGGCCAAATAGAGTATAAAAGGATTCTGTAATTGATGAAACAAAGAGGCAAAGTTTTTATAAGGGGCTTCTTTTGCCCCAAGGAGGGAATCGATGACTTCGATAGCCTTCAGGGTATGCTCGTCAGCCGTATAGCGATGAAAGAACTCATGTTGGACAAGACAGCGTAAGGGGGCAAATTCTGGAAAAAGTTTTCCAAGTAATCCAATCTCATGCATTTGTCGACAGACTTCTCCAACCTGGCCTTTTCTGGAAAATATGAGCCGAATTAAATTCCGAACATCTCGACGACGCAAAAAATTGGCATGAATTAAATGCAACCTATTTTTAATCTGGATTTTTAAGGTAGGTCCTATTTTTAGTCCCCACCGTTGGATAAAAGAAAAGGCTTTGAGGATAAGTAGGGGATTTTCAGTCAATTTTTCTGGATTAACAACTTCCAGGCTATGGTTTTCTATAGCAAAAGAGCCAAAAGGCTTGCTCGTCCTCCCTTTAGAAAGAAAGCCTTTTTTTTGAGCAGCAATTGCCTGAGCAGTCGTATTGGCAATAAGATAAATTTGAAGCGCATGATCATAAAAGTGTCGCATGAACTCTTCGACCCGTGCCAAAATATCTTTTTGCGGATATCCTAAGGCCGTGGCAATTTTCCCCTGACTTCCTAAAGTCAAGAGATCAAATTTTCTTTTTTCTCGAAAATGGAGTTCTTCCCGAACCCGAAGCAAAAAATCATAGGCATTTTCTAATTTTTCCCAATCTTTTAGCTCCATCCATTTCTCGCTAACAATCTGTTCTTTTTGGGTGATCTTTTCTTTGACTCTAGCGATCCAAAAAAGACTTTGGTAATCTCGAAGGCCACCACAGCCCCATTTGATGTTAGGCTCCTGAACCAATACCGTCGCTCCATATTTCCTATGCTGTTCTTTGAGATCTTCCAAACGCCATTCGATGAACTCCTTTTCTTTCCCATTGATACAGGAAGGCTCAAAAATCCTTTGAAATCTTTCCCATAGCTGTTGTGAACCGCAAATCAAATCGGCATCAAGGAGAGCCGTCTTCGTTTGCAAATCTCGATTTGCCCAAGCAATAATTTCTTCTAGTTGATGGGTCGAATGTCCTACATCCAATCCTATATCCCACAAAAAATATAGAATCTTGTGGATTAATTCATAAATAACATCCTCTGCCCCTTTTTGAGGATCATACAAGAAGAGCAAATCGATGTCACTAGCTGGAGAAAGCTCTTTTCTTCCAAACCCACCTACCGCCACAAGCGCAACGGATGGCTCTTCAAAGGCCATAGGGGAAAAGAGTTGTTCTAAAGCCATTTCCCACATATGGGTCAATATGACCATGAAGAGTTCTGCCCGCTTCCTAGCAATCGATTTGCCGCTAGTCCCTAAAGCCCCCTCCATTCGCAAATGATGCAATTCTTTTTTAAGAAAATTTTTGTAAAACAAAACAAGATCCTTTGGCTTTTTCTTGCTTTGGATCAGTTCTTTTTCTATTTCCTTTAATGACTTATCGAATGAACTCATCTTCCTTTTGCAACGCTTAACTTTTCCATTATCATAACTCAACGACATACTCTTTACAAAGACTGCTCACAGAAAGAAATTAACATTATGATTCAACTTGGACTCAACATCGATCATGTTGCAACGCTCAGGCAGGCAAGGTATAAACATAACCCTTTTGCTTTTAATGCTGAGCCATCACCCCTCGAAGCTGCAAAAATAGCTCAGGATGCAGGAGCCCACTCTATCACAGCTCATCTGCGGGAGGACAGGCGGCATATTCAGCTAGAAGATATGCAACTTCTCCGCTCTGCGGTCAAACATTTGAATATGGAAATGGCTCCCATCTCCGAAATGGTCGAAATAGCCTTGCAGATTAAACCAGAGGAGGTTTGCTTGGTTCCAGAAAAAAGAGAAGAAGTTACAACCGAAGGCGGCCTGGATGTGGTTAGCCACCTCCCATCAATCAGGAAGGTGGTATCGGAACTTTCTCAAGCCAACATCATTGTCAGCCTTTTTATAGATCCCGATCCCGACCAGATAAAAGCCGCCAAGCAAACGGGCGCCCATTGTATTGAACTGCATACGGGCCAATATGCCATGGCTACTGATTTAGAATTCATCGAAAAAGAAATTGAAAAACATAAGCAATGCGCTTTGCTTGCCCATGAATTGCAGCTACAGGTTAATGCAGGCCATGGGCTAAACTATAAAAATGTTAGTCGATATATTCGTTCCGTTCCCTTCCTTCACACGCTCAACATTGGCCATGCGATTATTTCGGCAGCCCTCTTTTTAGGTCTTGAAAATGCTCTAAAGAAAATGCTTAGCTTGATCGAAAAAGCCGCTTAACTCATGGATATCATAGCCGTTGGAATCGATTTGGTGGAGAACAGTCGGATTGAATCGGTTTTAAGCCGTTTTGGGGACCGATTTTTAAAAAAGATTTATAGAGAATCCGAACTGGCCTATTGCTTTTCAATGGCCAATCCCATTCCTCATCTTTCAGTTCGATTTGCAGCAAAAGAGGCCGCGATCAAAGCTCTAGGAAGTCCTATCGCTTATTGGAAAGATATTGAAGTGCTTGCTAAGAAAAATCGAGCACCCCAACTTTTCTTTCATGGGGAAGTTCTTAAACTCTCTTCTTCAAAAGGCGTAAGCTCTACCTACATCAGCCTTTCTCATTGCCGTTCGACCAGTGCTGCCGTCGTCATTCTCACGGGTTGATCGGCCTTGAGATCTTCCCCCTATAGGAAACAACATTTAGACCTTCGTTTATTCCTTATAGAAGATCGCTTTGATCATTCCTTCCTTAAACTCATACAGCGCTTTAGCCGCAGCCACCTTTGCTTGCCAGCTTTTATCCATTGCCTCAACGTAATGTTCGGCCCCGTTCTCAAGTTCAGCTCCCCATTTGGCCCTTATTTTTTCTTTGAGGATTTCCTTAAAAACCTCTTCCCAAGCTTCACCGCTTGTCTCTTTATATCTGCTTAGAAGATACTCAATCAGATCTTCCTGTTTTTCACAGCAGGATTTCGTTGCGCTTTGACAATTTTCGCTCTTTTCCATGAAATATTCCTTCTTTCTTTTTTTTCTTTTTCGAATCGTTCCATGGACATAAGATTCCCATGAGCCGATTCTTCTTTTGAAATAGAGACTAGCCGATTTTCACTACAGAAACAAGAAGTTTAAAAAATGTATCGAGAGTGGTTTATGGCAGAGCCTTGCAACAAACTTTGGGACTTATTTTTTCACTAACCTCTTTGGGGAAGGATAGACGCAGGGACAACAACCCATGACTTGACAGAAGACCTTACTGAAATAACTCAGGCTTGAATAGCCAACAGCGAAAGCAGCTTCGGTAACATTATAATCGCCTCTTTTCAATAGCTCGGCAGCTTTTTCTATGCGCAAATTTCTAACATACACAGGAATAGACATTCCTGTTTCCTTAGAAAAAAGTCGACTTAAGTAAGAAGGACTTACTCCCAGATACCGAGCTAAATCAGAAAGCCGAATAGCGCTTGTGAAGTGTACTTTAAGATATTCTTTTGCCTTACTGACAATCAACTTATGAGCTGGAGAAAGCGGACAGATCTTTTCTTCCGTATGCATAGGCTCAAAGAGGACTTCTGCCGCTGCTTCCAAGGAAATAGCATGAGCATAAAGAGAGAGAGCTGGTTGAGAAAGAGTCCCAGACAAAAGAATTTCCAGACGTGATTCCAAAGAAAAGGAAATTTCATGAGGATTGCCGATTAACGGTTCTTCTCTTTTTCCCTCTAGCCAGGCTTTTACCGATGGCAAAAGCCATTCTTCCAATCCTTTAAGTTCCTGTGCCAGAGCATTTCTTGACCATTCCACTGTGACAAACTGCGCATATTCCCCGCCGATTCTTTCAGCGCGTAGGTCCTTATCTGTAAGCGCATAAAAACCTACCGTTCCAGGTCGAAACTCTACTTGTGCCTCCTCCGAATACACAATGCCATAGCCAAGCTTATTGATACAGATCTCAAGGCTGTTTCGATGAAAACTTCTCGACCAATCAAAAGAGCCATCAAGGCGTGATTCAACAATTTCTAAACTCCAACCCTGAGCATAGAAATTCCCAGCAATCTGCCTCCACCTTCCAGAAATATCTTTCCATGCCCCCGTTCAATTTTCGCTAAATTCATCGCTTTTTTTTTCTGCAAAATTAGAAACAGTGTCAACTTATTTTGATGCGGTATCCGCTGGATCTAAAATCATCAGCCGATACCCGATTCCAGGCTCTGTGAGGAGTAATTTTGGCTGCACAGAATTTTCCTCTATCTTTTCTCTTAGCCTGGCCATATACACTCGCAGATAATGGATCTGCTCAACTGAATGAGGCCCCCATATTTCCTGCAAAATCTGCCGGTGGGTCAACACCTTGCCGGCATGACGGATCAGTAGTCTTAAGATGCTATATTCCGTAGCCGTCAAATGAACCTCTTTTTTGTTAAAAAAGACCCGCCTGTGGACAAGATCGACTTCCAAGCCATCAGTCCGAAAAACTTGCAGGCATTCTTGAGGTTGTAGCCTTCGGAACAACACTCTCATTCTGGCCATTAGTTCTTCATCTCCAAAAGGTTTGGTTAAATAGTCATCAGCCCCACTATCCAAAGCCTGGACTTTCTCTTTTTCCTGATCCACTGCCGAAAGAACAAGAATAGGAACTTGGCTCCATTCCCTTATTCTTTGGATAACAGTGATTCCGCTTATATCTGGAAGTAATAAATCAAGGATGATGAGATCAGGCCTTCTCTGAGCTGCTTCCAATATTCCTTCTTCCCCTTTGGCAGCCACATAAACCCGATAGCCTTTTGTTTCAAGAATCAATCTTAACAATTTGAGCATTTGCGGCTCATCATCAATGACAAGTACAGCATGTGGCATCTGTCTTTCTTTATTCATCGCCTCTGACTGTTCAAACTTTTGAGGTTTCATCCTTTTGCGGCATTGGGAAGGTTTCTGGCACATTTTCTAAGGGGAGGATAATGGAAAAGACAGCACCTCCTTCCGGACGATTTTGAACCTGCACCTTTCCTCCATGCGCATCGACTACGCCTTTAACGATCGATAGCCCCAATCCTGTCCCTCCCGGAGGAGCGCCTGTGCCTCGATAAAACTTTTCAAAAATTCGGGTTAACATTTCAGGATCGATGCCGGGTCCTCTATCCGCCACCTGGAGAACCAAAGCATTTTTCTTTACTGAAACATTTAGTTCCACAGGGGAACCAGCGGGGGTGTGTATAGCAGCGTTGAGTAAAAGATTATTTAAAGCTTCTAACATCAACGAAAAATCGATCCGGACTAAGGGAATGCCCTGCTGAATGTTGACTGTAAGAGGTCTACCAGCCAACTCCTTTTCGGTTTCTTTTAAGGCAAGGTTGATTAAATCATGAATGTCAGTCCATTCTCTTTTCAATTTAAATCTACCAGATTCGATTCTTGCCATATCCAGTAGATTGCGCACCAGCCTATTGAGCCGAAATGTTGCGGATTTGATTTCTTCCAATAAAACTCGCTGATCCGTGCTGCTGATCAAGCGATCTTCCTTACTTAACGATTCGACCGCGGCTGTTATAACTGCTAGAGGCGTTCGCATTTCATGGGAAATGGAATTAAGAAACGTACGGCTCAGTCTTTCAGATTCGGCAACTACCCTAGCATGCTCGGCCAACTCAGCAAGCCTTTGCCGATCAATGACAAGAGCGATCTGATTAGCAAAAGCTTGAATGAGGCTTTTTTGATCGAAAGAAAGCGATTGGATCCCCGGAATGTTTATCCCAAGAACCCCTACGCATCCCTTATGCGTGGTCAGGGGAACATAATAGGCTTTGGACAGAGGCAGGTTTTCTGTAAACCTGCCTGCCGCTTTGCCATGTTCAAAAGCCCAATTGGCGACTCCTGCTTCCTTTTCTGTCACCTTTAAGGTACTTGCCCAATGGGGAAGACCAGAAAGCTTATTGTTATAAGGATTCACTAGAAAAACGGCCACTTCCGCTTGGAAAACGTGGGTTAGCTGCTCGACCACTTTTATAACAATCTCATCGAGTCCAGCCGCTTGAGAAAGTTCCTGACTGAGCATATAAAGAGCAGAAATTCTGGCTTCTCTTCTTCTCTCCGCTTTTTCTTGAGCTCTTAATCTAGCAATAAACTGACCTAAGACCAGAGCAACGACAAAATAAGTAAACACAACAAATCCGTTCTCAATACCCTGAATCCCCGTTACAAACCGAGGAGAAAGAAAAACATA
Encoded proteins:
- a CDS encoding response regulator, whose translation is MKPQKFEQSEAMNKERQMPHAVLVIDDEPQMLKLLRLILETKGYRVYVAAKGEEGILEAAQRRPDLIILDLLLPDISGITVIQRIREWSQVPILVLSAVDQEKEKVQALDSGADDYLTKPFGDEELMARMRVLFRRLQPQECLQVFRTDGLEVDLVHRRVFFNKKEVHLTATEYSILRLLIRHAGKVLTHRQILQEIWGPHSVEQIHYLRVYMARLREKIEENSVQPKLLLTEPGIGYRLMILDPADTASK